A window from Ciconia boyciana chromosome 21, ASM3463844v1, whole genome shotgun sequence encodes these proteins:
- the SFPQ gene encoding splicing factor, proline- and glutamine-rich isoform X2, producing MSRDRFRSRGGGGGGFHRRGGGGGRGGPNHDFRSPPPGMGMGQNRGPMGGGPQGPGGPPGGGPKPEPPKPPASTSAPPSSSSSAAATTAGPAGSQAGPGAPPPSALPTGQPPQQQTPVSTPSSAPSGPGGQPQPKPSPSPTPAGGPKKGQGQSPGGGPKGPGGPQQGPGGPHKGGPGHRGGPGGEPRGRGQQHQGQQSLSSQQGSAGGGGGEKLSDEGFKANLSLLRRPGEKTYTQRCRLFVGNLPADITDEDFKRLFAKYGEPGEVFINKGKGFGFIKLESRALAEIAKAELDDTPMRGRQLRVRFATHAAALSVRNLSPYVSNELLEEAFSQFGPVERAVVIVDDRGRSTGKGIVEFASKPAARKAFERCTEGVFLLTTTPRPVIVEPLEQLDDEDGLPEKLAQKNPMYQKERETPPRFAQPGSFEFEYSQRWKSLDEMEKQQREQVAKNMKDAKDKLESEMEDAYHEHQANLLRQDLMRRQEELRRMEELHNQEMQKRKEIQLRQEEERRRREEEMMIRQREMEEQMRRQREENYSRMGYMDPRERDMRMGGATTMNMGDPYASAAQKFPPLGGGGGIGYEANPGVGQAAMSGSMMGSDMFCRLNADHTY from the exons atgtcGCGGGATCGGTTCCGTAGCCgtggcggcggcggaggcggctTCCaccggcgcggcggcggcggtggccgCGGCGGCCCCAACCACGATTTCCGCTCTCCGCCGCCCGGCATGGGTATGGGCCAGAACCGCGGCCCCATGGGGGGCGGCCCGCAGGGCCCGGGCGGCCCGCCGGGCGGAGGCCCGAAGCCCGAGCCTCCGAAGCCGCCCGCGTCGACCTCTGCTCCGCCTTCTTCGTCCTCTTCAGCCGCTGCCACCACGGCGGGGCCTGCCGGCAGCCAGGCCGGCCCGGGAGCGCCTCCGCCGTCCGCGCTGCCCACGGGGCAGCCGCCGCAGCAGCAGACCCCGGTGTCGACGCCCTCCTCGGCTCCCTCCGGCCCGGGGGGGCAGCCGCAGCCCAAGccgagccccagccccaccccagCCGGCGGCCCTAAGAAGGGACAAGGACAGTCGCCCGGCGGCGGGCCCAAGGGACCGGGCGGCCCCCAGCAGGGGCCCGGCGGGCCGCACAAGGGCGGGCCGGGGCaccgcggcgggccgggcggaGAGCCGCGCGGCCGcgggcagcagcaccagggacAGCAGAGCCTCTCCTCGCAGCAGGGCTCAgccggcggtggcggcggcgaGAAGCTCTCGGACGAG GGATTTAAAGCAAACCTCTCTCTTCTGAGGCGACCGGGGGAGAAGACCTATACTCAGCGTTGCCGCTTGTTTGTTGGGAATTTGCCTGCTGATATAACAGACGAAGACTTTAAAAGACTGTTCGCCAAATATGGGGAGCCAGGAGAGGTTTTTATCAACAAGGGGAAAGGCTTTGGATTCATTAAATTG GAATCTAGAGCTCTTGCAGAAATTGCGAAGGCAGAACTGGATGATACCCCCATGAGGGGTCGACAGCTTCGTGTTCGGTTTGCCACacatgctgctgctctttcagtGCGTAATCTTTCACCCTATGTGTCCAACGAGTTGCTGGAGGAAGCTTTTTCCCAGTTTGGTCCAGTGGAAAGAGCTGTTGTGATTGTAGATGATCGAGGTAGATCAACAGGAAAAGGCATTGTTGAATTTGCATCAAAGCCAGctgcaagaaaagcatttgaacGGTGTACTGAAGGAGTGTTTTTGTTGACAAC CACTCCTAGGCCAGTTATTGTGGAGCCATTGGAACAACTGGATGATGAAGATGGTCTTCCAGAAAAGCTTGCTCAGAAGAATCCGATGTATCAAAA ggaaagagaGACTCCTCCCCGTTTTGCTCAGCCTGGCAGTTTTGAATTTGAATATTCCCAGAGGTGGAAATCTTTagatgaaatggaaaagcagcagagagagcaaGTGGCGAAAAACATGAAAGATGCCAAGGACAAACTTGAAAGTGAGATGGAAGATGCTTATCATGAGCATCAGGCAAACCTCTTGCGTCAAG ACCTTATGAGGCGTCAGGAAGAACTGAGACGTATGGAAGAACTCCATAATCAAGAAATGCAGAAACGCAAGGAAATTCAACTGAG gcaggaggaggagcgTCGCAGGCGGGAAGAGGAAATGATGATACGTCAGCGGGAGATGGAAGAACAAATGAGAAGACAGAGGGAAGAGAATTATAGTAGAATGGGTTACATGGATCCA agggagagagacatGAGAATGGGTGGTGCCACCACAATGAACATGGGAg atCCTTATGCTTCTGCAGCCCAGAAATTTCCACCTCTCGGAGGTGGTGGCGGCATAGGTTATGAAGCTAATCCAGGAGTTGGCCAAGCAGCCATGAGTGGTTCTATGATGGGAAGTGACATG TTCTGTAGATTGAATGCTGATCACACCTACTGA
- the SFPQ gene encoding splicing factor, proline- and glutamine-rich isoform X1, whose translation MSRDRFRSRGGGGGGFHRRGGGGGRGGPNHDFRSPPPGMGMGQNRGPMGGGPQGPGGPPGGGPKPEPPKPPASTSAPPSSSSSAAATTAGPAGSQAGPGAPPPSALPTGQPPQQQTPVSTPSSAPSGPGGQPQPKPSPSPTPAGGPKKGQGQSPGGGPKGPGGPQQGPGGPHKGGPGHRGGPGGEPRGRGQQHQGQQSLSSQQGSAGGGGGEKLSDEGFKANLSLLRRPGEKTYTQRCRLFVGNLPADITDEDFKRLFAKYGEPGEVFINKGKGFGFIKLESRALAEIAKAELDDTPMRGRQLRVRFATHAAALSVRNLSPYVSNELLEEAFSQFGPVERAVVIVDDRGRSTGKGIVEFASKPAARKAFERCTEGVFLLTTTPRPVIVEPLEQLDDEDGLPEKLAQKNPMYQKERETPPRFAQPGSFEFEYSQRWKSLDEMEKQQREQVAKNMKDAKDKLESEMEDAYHEHQANLLRQDLMRRQEELRRMEELHNQEMQKRKEIQLRQEEERRRREEEMMIRQREMEEQMRRQREENYSRMGYMDPRERDMRMGGATTMNMGDPYASAAQKFPPLGGGGGIGYEANPGVGQAAMSGSMMGSDMRPERFGQGGAGPVGGQGPRGMGPGTPTGYGRGREEYEGPNKKPRF comes from the exons atgtcGCGGGATCGGTTCCGTAGCCgtggcggcggcggaggcggctTCCaccggcgcggcggcggcggtggccgCGGCGGCCCCAACCACGATTTCCGCTCTCCGCCGCCCGGCATGGGTATGGGCCAGAACCGCGGCCCCATGGGGGGCGGCCCGCAGGGCCCGGGCGGCCCGCCGGGCGGAGGCCCGAAGCCCGAGCCTCCGAAGCCGCCCGCGTCGACCTCTGCTCCGCCTTCTTCGTCCTCTTCAGCCGCTGCCACCACGGCGGGGCCTGCCGGCAGCCAGGCCGGCCCGGGAGCGCCTCCGCCGTCCGCGCTGCCCACGGGGCAGCCGCCGCAGCAGCAGACCCCGGTGTCGACGCCCTCCTCGGCTCCCTCCGGCCCGGGGGGGCAGCCGCAGCCCAAGccgagccccagccccaccccagCCGGCGGCCCTAAGAAGGGACAAGGACAGTCGCCCGGCGGCGGGCCCAAGGGACCGGGCGGCCCCCAGCAGGGGCCCGGCGGGCCGCACAAGGGCGGGCCGGGGCaccgcggcgggccgggcggaGAGCCGCGCGGCCGcgggcagcagcaccagggacAGCAGAGCCTCTCCTCGCAGCAGGGCTCAgccggcggtggcggcggcgaGAAGCTCTCGGACGAG GGATTTAAAGCAAACCTCTCTCTTCTGAGGCGACCGGGGGAGAAGACCTATACTCAGCGTTGCCGCTTGTTTGTTGGGAATTTGCCTGCTGATATAACAGACGAAGACTTTAAAAGACTGTTCGCCAAATATGGGGAGCCAGGAGAGGTTTTTATCAACAAGGGGAAAGGCTTTGGATTCATTAAATTG GAATCTAGAGCTCTTGCAGAAATTGCGAAGGCAGAACTGGATGATACCCCCATGAGGGGTCGACAGCTTCGTGTTCGGTTTGCCACacatgctgctgctctttcagtGCGTAATCTTTCACCCTATGTGTCCAACGAGTTGCTGGAGGAAGCTTTTTCCCAGTTTGGTCCAGTGGAAAGAGCTGTTGTGATTGTAGATGATCGAGGTAGATCAACAGGAAAAGGCATTGTTGAATTTGCATCAAAGCCAGctgcaagaaaagcatttgaacGGTGTACTGAAGGAGTGTTTTTGTTGACAAC CACTCCTAGGCCAGTTATTGTGGAGCCATTGGAACAACTGGATGATGAAGATGGTCTTCCAGAAAAGCTTGCTCAGAAGAATCCGATGTATCAAAA ggaaagagaGACTCCTCCCCGTTTTGCTCAGCCTGGCAGTTTTGAATTTGAATATTCCCAGAGGTGGAAATCTTTagatgaaatggaaaagcagcagagagagcaaGTGGCGAAAAACATGAAAGATGCCAAGGACAAACTTGAAAGTGAGATGGAAGATGCTTATCATGAGCATCAGGCAAACCTCTTGCGTCAAG ACCTTATGAGGCGTCAGGAAGAACTGAGACGTATGGAAGAACTCCATAATCAAGAAATGCAGAAACGCAAGGAAATTCAACTGAG gcaggaggaggagcgTCGCAGGCGGGAAGAGGAAATGATGATACGTCAGCGGGAGATGGAAGAACAAATGAGAAGACAGAGGGAAGAGAATTATAGTAGAATGGGTTACATGGATCCA agggagagagacatGAGAATGGGTGGTGCCACCACAATGAACATGGGAg atCCTTATGCTTCTGCAGCCCAGAAATTTCCACCTCTCGGAGGTGGTGGCGGCATAGGTTATGAAGCTAATCCAGGAGTTGGCCAAGCAGCCATGAGTGGTTCTATGATGGGAAGTGACATG CGTCCTGAACGCTTTGGGCAGGGAGGTGCGGGGCCCGTGGGTGGCCAGGGTCCTAGAGGAATGGGGCCTGGAACACCAACAGGATATGGTAGAGGGAGAGAAGAATATGAAGGCCCAAACAAAAAGCCCCGATTTTAG
- the SFPQ gene encoding splicing factor, proline- and glutamine-rich isoform X3, protein MSRDRFRSRGGGGGGFHRRGGGGGRGGPNHDFRSPPPGMGMGQNRGPMGGGPQGPGGPPGGGPKPEPPKPPASTSAPPSSSSSAAATTAGPAGSQAGPGAPPPSALPTGQPPQQQTPVSTPSSAPSGPGGQPQPKPSPSPTPAGGPKKGQGQSPGGGPKGPGGPQQGPGGPHKGGPGHRGGPGGEPRGRGQQHQGQQSLSSQQGSAGGGGGEKLSDEGFKANLSLLRRPGEKTYTQRCRLFVGNLPADITDEDFKRLFAKYGEPGEVFINKGKGFGFIKLESRALAEIAKAELDDTPMRGRQLRVRFATHAAALSVRNLSPYVSNELLEEAFSQFGPVERAVVIVDDRGRSTGKGIVEFASKPAARKAFERCTEGVFLLTTTPRPVIVEPLEQLDDEDGLPEKLAQKNPMYQKERETPPRFAQPGSFEFEYSQRWKSLDEMEKQQREQVAKNMKDAKDKLESEMEDAYHEHQANLLRQDLMRRQEELRRMEELHNQEMQKRKEIQLRQEEERRRREEEMMIRQREMEEQMRRQREENYSRMGYMDPRERDMRMGGATTMNMGDPYASAAQKFPPLGGGGGIGYEANPGVGQAAMSGSMMGSDMVKMKAE, encoded by the exons atgtcGCGGGATCGGTTCCGTAGCCgtggcggcggcggaggcggctTCCaccggcgcggcggcggcggtggccgCGGCGGCCCCAACCACGATTTCCGCTCTCCGCCGCCCGGCATGGGTATGGGCCAGAACCGCGGCCCCATGGGGGGCGGCCCGCAGGGCCCGGGCGGCCCGCCGGGCGGAGGCCCGAAGCCCGAGCCTCCGAAGCCGCCCGCGTCGACCTCTGCTCCGCCTTCTTCGTCCTCTTCAGCCGCTGCCACCACGGCGGGGCCTGCCGGCAGCCAGGCCGGCCCGGGAGCGCCTCCGCCGTCCGCGCTGCCCACGGGGCAGCCGCCGCAGCAGCAGACCCCGGTGTCGACGCCCTCCTCGGCTCCCTCCGGCCCGGGGGGGCAGCCGCAGCCCAAGccgagccccagccccaccccagCCGGCGGCCCTAAGAAGGGACAAGGACAGTCGCCCGGCGGCGGGCCCAAGGGACCGGGCGGCCCCCAGCAGGGGCCCGGCGGGCCGCACAAGGGCGGGCCGGGGCaccgcggcgggccgggcggaGAGCCGCGCGGCCGcgggcagcagcaccagggacAGCAGAGCCTCTCCTCGCAGCAGGGCTCAgccggcggtggcggcggcgaGAAGCTCTCGGACGAG GGATTTAAAGCAAACCTCTCTCTTCTGAGGCGACCGGGGGAGAAGACCTATACTCAGCGTTGCCGCTTGTTTGTTGGGAATTTGCCTGCTGATATAACAGACGAAGACTTTAAAAGACTGTTCGCCAAATATGGGGAGCCAGGAGAGGTTTTTATCAACAAGGGGAAAGGCTTTGGATTCATTAAATTG GAATCTAGAGCTCTTGCAGAAATTGCGAAGGCAGAACTGGATGATACCCCCATGAGGGGTCGACAGCTTCGTGTTCGGTTTGCCACacatgctgctgctctttcagtGCGTAATCTTTCACCCTATGTGTCCAACGAGTTGCTGGAGGAAGCTTTTTCCCAGTTTGGTCCAGTGGAAAGAGCTGTTGTGATTGTAGATGATCGAGGTAGATCAACAGGAAAAGGCATTGTTGAATTTGCATCAAAGCCAGctgcaagaaaagcatttgaacGGTGTACTGAAGGAGTGTTTTTGTTGACAAC CACTCCTAGGCCAGTTATTGTGGAGCCATTGGAACAACTGGATGATGAAGATGGTCTTCCAGAAAAGCTTGCTCAGAAGAATCCGATGTATCAAAA ggaaagagaGACTCCTCCCCGTTTTGCTCAGCCTGGCAGTTTTGAATTTGAATATTCCCAGAGGTGGAAATCTTTagatgaaatggaaaagcagcagagagagcaaGTGGCGAAAAACATGAAAGATGCCAAGGACAAACTTGAAAGTGAGATGGAAGATGCTTATCATGAGCATCAGGCAAACCTCTTGCGTCAAG ACCTTATGAGGCGTCAGGAAGAACTGAGACGTATGGAAGAACTCCATAATCAAGAAATGCAGAAACGCAAGGAAATTCAACTGAG gcaggaggaggagcgTCGCAGGCGGGAAGAGGAAATGATGATACGTCAGCGGGAGATGGAAGAACAAATGAGAAGACAGAGGGAAGAGAATTATAGTAGAATGGGTTACATGGATCCA agggagagagacatGAGAATGGGTGGTGCCACCACAATGAACATGGGAg atCCTTATGCTTCTGCAGCCCAGAAATTTCCACCTCTCGGAGGTGGTGGCGGCATAGGTTATGAAGCTAATCCAGGAGTTGGCCAAGCAGCCATGAGTGGTTCTATGATGGGAAGTGACATG